Below is a window of Pirellulales bacterium DNA.
AATTCGTCCTGGCTGCGATAGTCGCAGTTTCGAACGTTGTGGATCGTCACCAGATCGCCGCGAAAATTGGCGGTGGCGACACGGGAGTATTCCGGCGCCCAATCGCGATCGTTCGACGGAGTCAGCCGGCAACCGGTCGACGAAGCGGCGATCGCCAGCGTCAGCCAAGCCACAGCCCGCCATGCGTGGACTGGGGGCCGCGATTCGATCGAGCTGACATCGCGATTCGCCACGCCGTGACTCCCAATGGATACGGGCCGAGCGTCAACCAACGGCCATGCGCCGCGGTCCCCTACACACGTATTCGGAACTCATTGCCCACCTTCATTGCGCAGATACGCAATTTGGGGCACAATTCTTATCCCAAACAGTTTAAATTGACAAGACAGATCGGCGCGACAATCCAGCAAACCGTCGGCTTTCATAGTCTGCGCTGCCTTGGTAAACATTACCTGGGATGGCACGGCGAATTGGGCATTTCCACGGCCTATCCGCCATCCCAGCTTGCGGAAACCGGCCTTTCGTTCGATTCGGCTCCTCACTCCGGCCCTACCCGCCTCTTGCGAACGAGTTTCGCCCCAGCGAGAATGACCGCACTTTGCCAGCATCCGCTCTTTTGAAGCTTCATGCCGGCCATCGGTCGCTAGTCTTCGTACCCTCGCCCCGAGTCCGTCGCCCCATCCTCATGCTGGCTCAGCTTCGCACCTATTCGCTCTTGGGGATCGAGGCCGTGCCGGTCGAGGTCGAGGTGGACGTGTCGCCCGGTGCGCTTCCCAAGACGGTGCTCGTCGGCTTGCCGGAGGCGGCGGTGAAGGAGAGCGTTCATCGGATCGAACGGGCGATGGTCAACTCCGGCTTCCAGCGCCCGCAGGACCGGATCGTAATTAATCTCGCGCCCGCCGAACTGCCCAAGCAGGCCGCGTCGTTCGATCTGCCGATCACGCTCGGGCTGTTGGCTGGCAGCGGGCAACTCACTTCTGATCGCTTCAAGCAATACGCCGTGTTCGGCGAGCTGGCCCTCGACGGCAGCACCCGGCCAGCGCGCGGCGCCCTCTCGATGGCGATCGCCGCGGCGCAGCAGAAGGAGCTGCGCGGGCTAGTCGTTCCGAAATCGAGCGCGGCGGAGGCGGCCGTCGTCGAGGGAATCGAAGTGATCGGCGTCTCGACGCTCACCGAGGCAGTCGCCTTCTTTGCCGGCGAGTTGGAGATCGAGCCAACCCCACCGCGGCTCGACGAATGGTTTCAGGAGTTCGCAGTTTACGACGTGGACTTCGCCGACGTTCGCGGCCAGGAGATGGCCAAGCGCGCGATCACGATCGCCGCGGCCGGCGGGCATAATCTGCTAATGCTCGGCCCGCCCGGTTCCGGCAAGACGATGCTCGCCAAGCGCGTTCCCACGATCTTGCCCGATCTGACCGGCCCGGAGTCGATCGAGACCACGCGCATCTATAGCGCGATGGGATTGCTGCGCCCCGGCCAGCCGCTTTTGGCCACGCGCCCCTATCGTTCGCCGCACCACACGATCAGCGACGCCGGCCTGGTCGGCGGCGGCTCGACTCCGTCGCCCGGCGAGATCAGCCTTTCGCACAATGGCGTGTTGTTTCTCGACGAATTGCCCGAGTTCAATCGCCGAACGCTCGAAGTCCTCCGCCAGCCGCTGGAAGACGGC
It encodes the following:
- a CDS encoding YifB family Mg chelatase-like AAA ATPase, giving the protein MLAQLRTYSLLGIEAVPVEVEVDVSPGALPKTVLVGLPEAAVKESVHRIERAMVNSGFQRPQDRIVINLAPAELPKQAASFDLPITLGLLAGSGQLTSDRFKQYAVFGELALDGSTRPARGALSMAIAAAQQKELRGLVVPKSSAAEAAVVEGIEVIGVSTLTEAVAFFAGELEIEPTPPRLDEWFQEFAVYDVDFADVRGQEMAKRAITIAAAGGHNLLMLGPPGSGKTMLAKRVPTILPDLTGPESIETTRIYSAMGLLRPGQPLLATRPYRSPHHTISDAGLVGGGSTPSPGEISLSHNGVLFLDELPEFNRRTLEVLRQPLEDGTVTIARALSSTTFPANFMLIAALNPCPCGYRNDPRRNCNCTVPQVERYMGKISGPLLDRIDIHIEVPAVAFRELSSAAPGTSSAQMREAVATARTTQRGRFAGTSTRNNGHMTHRQIRAHCQLDEAGMNLLKASMAELGLSARAHDKILRVARTCADLEGLEKIGSHNVSEAINYRMLDRNLWS